A genomic segment from Streptomyces sp. NBC_00459 encodes:
- a CDS encoding HAD-IC family P-type ATPase, protein MTHIDAGAELDPVHPVPLPGAAPGTPADGGAPGEGRPRAQGLTATEVADRVARGEINDIPVRSSRSIAEIVRANVFTRFNAIIGVLWLITMFVAPFQDTLFGYVILANTGIGIIQEWRAKKTLDSLAVIGEARPTVRRDGVATAVSTSDIVLGDLIEIGPGDKIVVDGECVEADGLEIDESLLTGEADPVVKQPGDPVMSGSFVVAGGGAFTATKVGREAYAAQLAEEASRFTLVHSELRTGISTILKYVTWMMLPAAIGLCITQLVVKDNDLKDSIARTVGGIVPMVPEGLVLLTSVAFAIGVIRLGRQQCLVQELPAIEGLARVDTVCLDKTGTLTEGGMDVTELRSLGGSDETYVRRVLGALGESDPRPNASLQAIIDAYPDSEDWRCTESLPFSSARKYSGASFSEGNGETSTWLLGAPDVLLSSADPALSETDRLNQAGLRVLLLTRTTRELDHPEVATGTTPTALVVLEQRLRPDAADTLRYFAEQDVDAKVISGDNAVSVGAVAGKLGLTGSTVDARQLPSSQDDMAKALDEGTVFGRVTPQQKRDMVGALQSRGHTVAMTGDGVNDVLALKDADIGVAMGSGSEATRAVAQIVLLNNSFATLPSVVAEGRRVIGNITRVATLFLVKTVYSVLLAVLVVCFQVEYPFLPRHLTLLSTLTIGVPAFFLALAPNKERAKPHFVRRVMRYSIPGGLLAGVATFASYLIARHYYTGEGALDAETSAATLTLFLISMWVLAIIARPYTWWRIVLVASMGAGFLVVLVVPQLQEFFALRLVGTTMPWIAVGIAAVAAATLEILWRWVDRRFPA, encoded by the coding sequence ATGACGCACATCGACGCCGGCGCCGAACTCGATCCAGTGCACCCCGTCCCGCTCCCCGGCGCCGCGCCGGGCACCCCGGCCGACGGAGGCGCACCAGGCGAGGGCCGCCCCCGCGCCCAGGGCCTCACCGCCACCGAGGTCGCCGACCGCGTCGCCCGCGGCGAGATCAACGACATCCCGGTACGCAGCAGCCGCAGCATCGCCGAGATCGTCCGTGCCAACGTCTTCACCCGGTTCAACGCGATCATCGGCGTGCTCTGGCTGATCACGATGTTCGTCGCCCCGTTCCAGGACACCCTGTTCGGCTACGTCATCCTCGCCAACACCGGCATCGGCATCATCCAGGAGTGGCGGGCGAAGAAGACCCTCGACTCCCTCGCCGTGATCGGCGAGGCCAGGCCGACGGTCCGACGCGACGGCGTCGCCACAGCGGTGAGCACCTCCGACATCGTCCTCGGGGACCTCATCGAGATCGGCCCCGGCGACAAGATCGTCGTGGACGGGGAGTGCGTCGAGGCCGACGGCCTGGAGATCGACGAGTCGCTGCTCACCGGTGAGGCCGACCCCGTCGTCAAACAGCCCGGCGACCCGGTCATGTCGGGCAGTTTCGTCGTCGCGGGCGGCGGCGCCTTCACGGCCACGAAGGTCGGGCGCGAGGCGTACGCGGCCCAACTCGCCGAAGAGGCCTCACGTTTCACGCTCGTCCACTCGGAACTCCGTACCGGAATCTCGACGATCCTCAAGTACGTGACCTGGATGATGCTGCCGGCCGCGATCGGCCTGTGCATCACCCAACTGGTCGTCAAGGACAACGACTTGAAGGACTCGATCGCCCGCACGGTGGGCGGCATCGTCCCGATGGTCCCGGAGGGGCTGGTCCTTCTCACCTCCGTCGCCTTCGCGATCGGTGTCATCCGGCTCGGCCGACAGCAGTGCCTCGTACAGGAGTTGCCCGCGATCGAGGGCCTCGCGCGCGTCGACACGGTCTGCCTGGACAAGACGGGCACGCTGACCGAGGGCGGCATGGACGTGACCGAGCTGCGCTCCCTGGGCGGCAGCGACGAGACCTACGTACGGCGGGTCCTGGGTGCGCTCGGCGAGTCCGACCCCCGCCCGAACGCCTCCCTCCAGGCCATCATCGACGCCTATCCGGACAGCGAGGACTGGCGCTGCACCGAGTCGCTGCCGTTTTCCTCGGCGCGCAAGTACAGCGGCGCGTCGTTCAGTGAGGGCAACGGGGAGACGAGCACCTGGCTGCTGGGCGCCCCGGACGTACTGCTGTCCTCCGCGGACCCGGCCCTCTCCGAGACGGACCGCCTCAACCAGGCCGGCCTGCGCGTCCTCCTCCTCACCCGCACCACCCGCGAACTCGACCACCCGGAGGTGGCCACCGGTACGACCCCCACCGCCCTGGTCGTCCTGGAGCAGCGTCTGCGCCCCGACGCGGCGGACACGCTTCGCTACTTCGCCGAGCAGGACGTCGACGCGAAGGTCATCTCGGGCGACAACGCGGTGTCCGTGGGCGCGGTGGCCGGCAAACTGGGCCTGACCGGCTCGACGGTGGACGCCCGCCAACTCCCCTCTTCCCAGGACGACATGGCGAAGGCGCTCGACGAGGGGACGGTCTTCGGCCGGGTCACCCCGCAGCAGAAGCGGGACATGGTGGGCGCGTTGCAGTCACGCGGGCACACGGTGGCGATGACGGGCGACGGCGTGAACGACGTACTGGCCCTGAAGGACGCCGACATCGGCGTGGCCATGGGATCGGGCTCGGAGGCGACACGGGCCGTGGCCCAGATCGTCCTCCTCAACAACAGCTTCGCGACACTGCCGTCGGTGGTGGCGGAGGGCCGCAGGGTCATCGGCAACATCACACGCGTGGCGACCCTGTTCCTCGTGAAGACGGTCTACTCGGTGCTCCTGGCCGTCCTGGTGGTCTGCTTCCAGGTCGAATACCCGTTCCTCCCACGCCACTTGACCCTGCTCTCCACCCTGACGATCGGCGTCCCGGCCTTCTTCCTGGCCCTGGCCCCCAACAAGGAACGCGCGAAACCCCACTTCGTACGGCGGGTCATGCGCTACTCGATCCCGGGCGGCCTGCTGGCGGGGGTGGCAACCTTCGCCAGCTACCTGATTGCCCGTCACTACTACACGGGCGAGGGCGCGTTGGACGCGGAGACGAGTGCCGCGACCCTCACCCTGTTCCTGATCTCCATGTGGGTGCTGGCGATCATCGCCCGCCCCTACACCTGGTGGCGGATCGTCCTGGTGGCATCGATGGGCGCGGGATTCCTGGTGGTACTCGTCGTGCCGCAGCTCCAGGAGTTCTTCGCGCTGAGGCTGGTGGGCACGACGATGCCGTGGATCGCGGTGGGTATCGCGGCGGTGGCGGCGGCCACCCTGGAGATCCTGTGGAGGTGGGTGGACCGCCGCTTCCCGGCATGA
- a CDS encoding DUF2530 domain-containing protein, whose protein sequence is MAKWTPKHEAPEPLEGPVVATITGLTTLWFVLFLAQLPFYGWYEDHNHEWWIWTCLAGTGLGLIGIWYVRGRDAAIKRTRSE, encoded by the coding sequence ATGGCGAAGTGGACACCGAAGCACGAGGCGCCGGAGCCCCTGGAGGGTCCCGTCGTCGCCACCATCACAGGCCTCACCACCCTCTGGTTCGTCCTCTTCCTGGCCCAGCTCCCCTTCTACGGCTGGTACGAGGACCACAACCACGAGTGGTGGATCTGGACGTGCCTCGCGGGCACGGGCCTGGGCCTGATCGGCATCTGGTACGTCCGGGGGCGGGACGCGGCGATCAAGAGGACGCGGTCGGAGTAG